Proteins encoded in a region of the Raphanus sativus cultivar WK10039 chromosome 8, ASM80110v3, whole genome shotgun sequence genome:
- the LOC108819365 gene encoding chromatin remodeling protein SHL isoform X1, with amino-acid sequence MAVSRQDLFFTRLRVPSDYCLNTIATFPRKFSSFPRENHFLAPIDLFSNTDAQAKRSSKEATQILQTQTHQQNHSRQSFAEGDAVLMRSSEPGKPSYVARVEAIETTDARGSNARVRVRWYYRPEESMGGRRQFHGAKEVFLSDHYDLQSADTIEGKCKVHSFGGYTKLGSVGNDDFFCRFEYNSATGAFNPDRVAVFCKCEMPYNPDDLMVQCEDCSEWFHPSCIGTTIEAAKKLEHFYCEECSPEPQDLDNSISTSKNTDAKVNTKRNLEVSKTRNKHAKRTG; translated from the exons ATGGCCGTGAGTCGACAAGACTTGTTCTTTACCAGACTCCGTGTCCCATCTGATTACTGTCTCAATACTATTGCAACTTTCCCCAGAAAATTCTCCTCGTTTCCTCGAGAAAACCATTTTCTAGCCCCTATTGATCTTTTTTCCAACACAGATGCCCAAGCAAAAAGGAGCTCAAAAGAAGCAACTCAAATCCTACAAACTCAAACACATCAACAGAACCATTCAAG GCAATCGTTTGCAGAGGGAGATGCGGTGTTGATGCGGTCCTCGGAGCCTGGGAAGCCGTCGTACGTGGCGAGGGTGGAGGCCATCGAGACGACGGACGCGCGTGGATCGAACGCGAGGGTTCGCGTGAGGTGGTACTACCGACCCGAGGAGTCGATGGGAGGGAGGAGGCAGTTCCACGGAGCTAAGGAGGTGTTCCTCTCCGACCACTATGACTTGCAGAGCGCTGATACGATCGAGGGGAAGTGTAAGGTCCACAGTTTCGGTGGGTATACGAAACTCGGCTCCGTGGGAAACGACGACTTCTTCTGTCGTTTTGAGTATAATTCTGCTACCGGGGCTTTTAACCCCGACAGAGTCGCCGT ATTCTGCAAGTGTGAGATGCCCTACAACCCTGATGACTTGATGGTGCAATGCGAGGATTGCTCTGAGTG GTTTCACCCTTCTTGTATAGGAACGACGATAGAGGCAGCTAAAAAGCTCGAGCATTTCTACTGTGAAGAGTGTTCCCCGGAACCGCAGGATTTGGACAACTCTATTTCAACTTCCAAAAACACCGATGCTAAG GTGAATACAAAGCGCAACCTGGAGGTAAGCAAGACGAGGAACAAACACGCCAAGCGAACAGGTTAA
- the LOC108819365 gene encoding chromatin remodeling protein SHL isoform X2 has product MPKQKGAQKKQLKSYKLKHINRTIQEGDAVLMRSSEPGKPSYVARVEAIETTDARGSNARVRVRWYYRPEESMGGRRQFHGAKEVFLSDHYDLQSADTIEGKCKVHSFGGYTKLGSVGNDDFFCRFEYNSATGAFNPDRVAVFCKCEMPYNPDDLMVQCEDCSEWFHPSCIGTTIEAAKKLEHFYCEECSPEPQDLDNSISTSKNTDAKVNTKRNLEVSKTRNKHAKRTG; this is encoded by the exons ATGCCCAAGCAAAAAGGAGCTCAAAAGAAGCAACTCAAATCCTACAAACTCAAACACATCAACAGAACCATTCAAG AGGGAGATGCGGTGTTGATGCGGTCCTCGGAGCCTGGGAAGCCGTCGTACGTGGCGAGGGTGGAGGCCATCGAGACGACGGACGCGCGTGGATCGAACGCGAGGGTTCGCGTGAGGTGGTACTACCGACCCGAGGAGTCGATGGGAGGGAGGAGGCAGTTCCACGGAGCTAAGGAGGTGTTCCTCTCCGACCACTATGACTTGCAGAGCGCTGATACGATCGAGGGGAAGTGTAAGGTCCACAGTTTCGGTGGGTATACGAAACTCGGCTCCGTGGGAAACGACGACTTCTTCTGTCGTTTTGAGTATAATTCTGCTACCGGGGCTTTTAACCCCGACAGAGTCGCCGT ATTCTGCAAGTGTGAGATGCCCTACAACCCTGATGACTTGATGGTGCAATGCGAGGATTGCTCTGAGTG GTTTCACCCTTCTTGTATAGGAACGACGATAGAGGCAGCTAAAAAGCTCGAGCATTTCTACTGTGAAGAGTGTTCCCCGGAACCGCAGGATTTGGACAACTCTATTTCAACTTCCAAAAACACCGATGCTAAG GTGAATACAAAGCGCAACCTGGAGGTAAGCAAGACGAGGAACAAACACGCCAAGCGAACAGGTTAA
- the LOC108834825 gene encoding probable receptor-like protein kinase At4g39110 has protein sequence MKIRKKPNTCTIPIFDFSTKLSMPLFLAVLLFLSGLDVSTVAAAVGPATGFKPADDILIDCGSKSSSKNPDGRVFKSDQETVQYIEAKDDIQVSAPPSDKVASPIYLTARIFREEATYKFHLTRPGWHWVRLHFLAFPNDKFDLQQATFSVMTEKYVLLHNFKISNNNNDSQAVLEKEYLVNITDAQFSLRFRPMKSSAAFINAIEVVSAPDELISDSGTALFPVNGFSGLSDYAYQSVYRVNVGGPLIVPQNDTLGRTWIPDKEFLKDENMAKDVKTTTSAIKYPPGVTPLIAPQTVYATAAEMADSHTIAPNFNISWNFPSNPSFNYLIRLHFCDIVSKSLNDLYFNVYINGKTAISGLDLSTVAGDLATPYYKDIVVNATLMTPELQVQISPMGEDTGTPNAILNGVEVLKMSNSVNSLDGEFGVDGRTTGMGKHGMVATAGFVMMFGAFIGLGAMVYRWKKRPQDWQKRNSFSSWLLPIHAGDTTFMTSKGGSQKSNFYNSTMGLGRYFSLSELQDATNNFEASQIIGVGGFGNVYIATLDDGTKVAVKRGNPQSEQGITEFETEIQMLSKLRHRHLVSLIGYCDENSEMILVYEFMSNGPFRDHLYGKNLAPLTWKQRLEICIGSARGLHYLHTGTAQGIIHRDVKSTNILLDDALVAKVADFGLSKDVAFGQNHVSTAVKGSFGYLDPEYFRRQQLTDKSDVYSFGVVLLEALCARPAINPQLPREQVNLAEWAMQWKRKGLLEKIIDPHLAGTINPESMKKFAEAAEKCLEDYGVDRPTMGDVLWNLEYALQLQEAFTQGKAEETEIDKPVVTPGSVLPTPVTPSATTNEEVIVPVASKVEEKDGAAEAQTVDEHSGTAMFTQFANLNGR, from the coding sequence ATGAAGATAAGAAAGAAACCAAACACATGCACAATTCCCATCTTTGATTTTTCAACAAAGCTTTCCATGCCTCTCTTCCTGGCTGTTCTCCTCTTCCTCTCAGGCCTTGATGTGTCTACGGTAGCTGCCGCCGTGGGACCTGCTACGGGTTTTAAACCGGCAGATGATATTCTCATTGATTGTGGAAGCAAATCGTCATCCAAAAACCCTGATGGAAGAGTCTTTAAGAGTGACCAAGAGACGGTCCAATACATAGAAGCCAAGGATGATATTCAGGTCTCAGCCCCACCTTCAGACAAGGTCGCTTCTCCTATCTACCTAACTGCAAGGATCTTCCGTGAGGAAGCCACCTACAAGTTCCATCTGACTCGGCCTGGTTGGCATTGGGTTCGCCTCCATTTCTTGGCCTTCCCTAATGACAAGTTTGATCTCCAACAAGCAACGTTTTCCGTTATGACAGAGAAATATGTGTTGCTTCATAACTTCAAGATTAGTAACAACAACAATGATAGTCAAGCTGTTCTCGAGAAGGAGTATCTCGTCAACATAACGGATGCACAGTTCTCCCTCAGGTTTAGGCCTATGAAAAGCTCTGCAGCGTTCATCAACGCTATCGAAGTTGTCTCAGCTCCAGACGAACTGATCTCTGATTCCGGAACAGCCCTTTTCCCGGTTAACGGTTTCTCTGGTCTCTCTGATTACGCTTACCAGTCCGTTTACAGAGTCAATGTTGGTGGTCCTTTGATCGTACCTCAGAATGACACGTTAGGAAGAACCTGGATTCCAGATAAGGAGTTTTTGAAAGACGAGAACATGGCTAAGGACGTCAAGACAACCACTTCAGCAATCAAGTATCCTCCGGGAGTTACACCTTTGATTGCTCCACAAACGGTTTATGCAACAGCTGCGGAAATGGCTGATTCTCACACCATAGCTCCTAATTTCAACATTAGCTGGAACTTCCCCTCGAACCCTTCATTTAACTACCTCATCCGTCTTCATTTCTGTGACATCGTTAGCAAGTCTCTCAATGACTTGTACTTCAATGTGTACATTAACGGGAAAACTGCCATTTCTGGTCTGGATTTGTCCACTGTCGCAGGCGATCTCGCAACTCCTTACTACAAAGACATTGTTGTGAACGCGACGCTTATGACCCCTGAGCTCCAAGTTCAGATTAGTCCCATGGGAGAAGATACAGGTACTCCAAATGCGATCTTAAATGGAGTCGAGGTCTTGAAGATGAGCAACTCCGTGAACAGCCTTGACGGAGAGTTTGGAGTTGATGGTAGAACCACTGGCATGGGGAAACATGGTATGGTTGCGACCGCGGGGTTTGTGATGATGTTTGGAGCTTTCATTGGCCTTGGAGCCATGGTTTACAGGTGGAAGAAGAGGCCACAAGATTGGCAGAAGAGAAACAGTTTCTCCTCTTGGTTGCTACCGATACACGCTGGTGACACTACTTTCATGACAAGCAAAGGTGGTTCTCAAAAATCCAACTTTTACAACTCAACGATGGGACTCGGCCGCTACTTTTCTCTTTCAGAGCTTCAAGATGCCACAAATAACTTCGAAGCATCTCAGATCATCGGTGTTGGAGGATTCGGTAATGTCTATATTGCAACACTCGACGATGGAACCAAAGTTGCTGTCAAGAGAGGTAACCCACAGTCTGAACAAGGAATCACTGAGTTTGAGACGGAGATCCAGATGCTTTCTAAGCTCAGACACAGACACTTGGTCTCCTTGATTGGTTACTGTGATGAAAACTCAGAGATGATCCTAGTCTACGAGTTCATGTCCAATGGTCCATTCAGGGATCATTTATACGGAAAGAACCTTGCTCCACTAACATGGAAACAACGACTTGAGATCTGTATCGGTTCTGCACGTGGGCTTCACTATTTGCACACAGGGACAGCACAAGGGATCATCCACCGTGACGTCAAATCAACCAACATTCTTCTCGATGATGCTTTAGTTGCCAAGGTCGCTGACTTTGGTCTTTCTAAAGATGTAGCCTTTGGACAAAACCATGTCAGCACGGCCGTGAAAGGAAGTTTCGGGTATCTAGACCCTGAATACTTTAGAAGACAACAACTTACCGATAAGTCCGATGTTTATTCCTTTGGTGTCGTTCTACTAGAAGCTCTATGCGCAAGACCAGCCATCAACCCTCAGCTACCAAGAGAACAGGTTAACTTAGCTGAATGGGCAATGCAGTGGAAACGAAAAGGACTACTCGAAAAGATCATTGATCCTCATTTGGCTGGCACAATAAACCCTGAATCAATGAAGAAGTTTGCGGAAGCTGCAGAGAAATGTTTGGAAGATTACGGTGTTGATAGACCAACGATGGGAGATGTTCTGTGGAACTTGGAATACGCTCTTCAGCTTCAAGAGGCATTCACTCAAGGCAAAGCCGAAGAGACTGAGATCGATAAGCCAGTAGTGACCCCTGGCTCCGTTCTGCCGACTCCAGTCACCCCCTCAGCTACCACCAACGAAGAGGTTATTGTGCCAGTTGCTTCTAAAGTGGAAGAGAAGGATGGCGCAGCCGAGGCTCAGACTGTGGACGAACACTCTGGAACAGCTATGTTTACTCAGTTTGCTAATCTTAACGGAAGATAA
- the LOC130498826 gene encoding bifunctional phosphatase IMPL2, chloroplastic, with protein sequence MNAYGEEKGWRCKEESADYVWVLDPIDGTKSFITGKPVFGTLIALLYKGKPILGLIDQPILKERWIGMSGRRTKLNGENISTRSCPKLSQAYLYTTSPHLFIGEAEKAFARVRDKVKMPLYGCDCYAYALLASGFVDLVIESGLKPYDFLALVPVIEGAGGTITDWNGNPPLWEASSSAVATSFNVVAAGDSDIHQQALESLEWH encoded by the exons ATACGGTGAGGAGAAGGGGTGGAGATGCAAAGAAGAATCTGCTGACTATGTTTGGGTTTTGGACCCAATCGACGGAACTAAGAGCTTTATCACAG GGAAGCCTGTGTTTGGTACGTTAATAGCTCTGCTATACAAAGGCAAACCG ATTCTAGGTCTAATTGATCAGCCTATTCTGAAAGAGAGATGGATAGGAATGAGTGGAAGAAGAACTAAATTAAACGGGGAGAATATCTCAACGCGATCTTGCCCGAAACTGTCACAAGCATATTT ATACACCACTAGCCCACATCTTTTCATTGGAGAGGCAGAAAAGGCATTTGCTCGAGTTAGAGATAAG GTAAAGATGCCATTATACGGCTGTGATTGTTATGCTTATGCTCTCCTGGCTTCTGGATTTGTCGATCTTGTTATTGAATCCGGTTTAAAG CCATATGATTTCCTAGCTCTGGTGCCTGTAATAGAAGGCGCTGGAGGCACCATAACCGATTGGAACGGTAACCCACCTCTTTGGGAAGCTTCATCCAGTGCCGTTGCTACAA GCTTTAATGTAGTCGCAGCAGGAGATTCAGACATTCATCAGCAAGCATTGGAGTCACTTGAGTGGCACTGA